From Aedes albopictus strain Foshan chromosome 1, AalbF5, whole genome shotgun sequence, one genomic window encodes:
- the LOC134290998 gene encoding uncharacterized protein LOC134290998: MSSRTLRSGKVVGENGSANSGVQVVVTADPEESFPGRTCQVCRGLDSDEMVRCDVCSKWHHFRCVGVTQQIENFPWNCAKCESAKGVQETSSTAALLQGGEGPSGQTFDSYTNRLAVPPQHQLQHQHQQQSQQQRQQRPDVTASQQAISFAPDKANQTKEADQAPFVTSLQWVVSPSRNESKTPSESSSRSSQTLAKLKLQMLEEVRNIERREAERQRIIAAEEAEKEKAFVEQKYQLLERALSDNGSSKSGSITRTRNWITATNAFHSEPTADQGKGLVNANIPAGQMQVWNPAVVRAGSTRSSLVEPTPPDPFPVPESMLNFPVDQPALNSGMRRLALGSTDRTPRPTQPRPIPNVEPSRRVSMAQVSHSNGHGVAAPTQHMEGNPLRQFPHNVSVPEYQRFGPHSNQPPIHQQNHLHSSTMQDHRFYDQDGEVESDQYPITRKQLAARQAFSKDLPTFSGDPEEWPLFLSTFNSTTALCGFTNDENIVRLQRSLKGRAYEAVKSRLLHPTNVSGVMSTLKMLFGQPEVIVHSMMAKINSVPALREDKLESIVDFAVSVQNFCATVDACGLDEYFYNMTFLHQLVNKLPPSIKLSWAQYRLSLPTVNLSSFSSWLYSLAEAASAVTIPYNTFESKSARSDSRATKKGNSFVNAHSEETSPDHSSTASLNANGAANSCPVCKGSCKSITKCARFLEFSRDSRWATVRDLGLCRRCLRQHKGGCQAKLCGRNGCELKHHELLHNEQKSAPWRANTSSSDTSRSSPNQREESTSLPMQDSTDHGCHTHQVTSSQVLFRYLPVVLHGKHRSIETFAFLDDGSELTLLDEELADELQLEGEESSLCLLWTGGAKRREDCSKSVQLEVAAKHNDSKKYTMHGVRTVSELLLPSQTLNFEELSERYQHLKGLPIISYQDVRPRILIGMKDQHLSLVQKNREGALHEPIAVKTRLGWTVCGGGTLENAANLVHSVFHICTCESASDENLHKMMKEYFAVDSLGIFQSKQPLLSADEERAQTLLKTRTVLKENCYETGLLWRYDDVRLPDSFPMALRRLQCLRKRMDKDPQLADALNQKIIDLVEKNYARKLTDDELSESFARTWYLPIFPVTNPNKPGKIRMVWDAAAVAHGVSLNSVLLKGPDQLCELFTILVQFREGRIALTGDVREMFLQVRMRPDDQQCQRFLWYEGNGALSVYVLQVMTFGACCSPSSAQFVKNLNAQRFKGDYPAAVEVIQKRHYVDDMLVSVSTEDEAITLAQQVKKVHAEGGFEIRNWISNSRRVADTLDEDPAEEKNLDLSPELATEKVLGMWWSTDLDTFTFKVGWDRYGRALLQGQQRPTKREMLRVLMSVFDPLGLIAQFLIYLKILLQDVWRSGIGWDDQVDDNIFERWQTWLQVLPQIEHIRIPRYYFGAQRSNNGYAQLHTFVDASENGMAAACYLRFTYEDIVECCIVAAKTRVAPLKFLSIPRMELQAALLGARLARTVSEALTIQISRRIFWSDSQDVLCWIKSDHRRYSPFVAFRISEILELTEIIEWRYVPTDQNVADDGTKWKGLPDLKPRARWFSGPQFLHLPEEEWPRTSRGSTSTELELRPSAMTHFVAPNPLVNVNDFSSWRRLARVVALVHRFSNNCKQKHLKKPTMSGPITSQEITMAEAYLFRQAQLESYPDEVALLQRSRHDQKLTRTPLPKTSSLHQKSPWLDQNRVMRMRGRIANCDYATEDAKHPVILPRDHPTTKLIIAHFHQRFHHQNHETVINEVRQKFSIPQLRSTYAKVRNSCQRCKNDRAAPQVPIMADLPAARLDAFSRPFTHAGVDLFGPYEVVIGRRVEKRWGMLVTCLTIRAIHVEVVHSLSTDSCIMALRNFIARRGKPRTFFSDRGTNFIGANRALKETESTINQEQLMKEFVDTDTSWTFLPPASPHMGGSWERLIGSVKKNLMAILPTKKLTDEVLRNLLTEPPL; the protein is encoded by the exons ATGTCAAGTCGAACCCTTCGGTCGGGCAAAGTGGTTGGTGAGAACGGTAGTGCAAATAGTGGTGTGCAAGTGGTGGTCACGGCAGATCCAGAGGAGTCGTTTCCCGGGCGGACATGCCAGGTGTGCCGAGGATTGGATTCTGACGAGATGGTGCGATGCGACGTGTGTTCCAAGTGGCATCACTTCCGGTGTGTAGGAGTCACGCAGCAAatagagaattttccctggaattgtGCCAAATGCGAATCAGCGAAAGGTGTTCAGGAAACTAGTTCTACTGCAGCTCTTCTTCAAGGTGGTGAAGGTCCTTCAGGGCAGACGTTCGATTCGTACACGAATAGACTCGCAGTACCACCACAGCATCAACTTCAACATCAACACCAGCAGCAGTCACAGCAACAGCGGCAGCAGCGACCTGATGTAACGGCTAGCCAACAAGCCATCTCGTTTGCACCTGATAAGGCGAACCAAACTAAAGAAGCCGATCAAGCACCGTTCGTTACTTCTCTACAGTGGGTCGTATCTCCTTCTCGAAACGAATCCAAAACTCCATCGGAATCTTCAAGTCGATCTTCACAAACTCTTGCTAAGCTGAAACTCCAAATGCTGGAGGAGGTGAGGAACATCGAGCGTCGTGAAGCAGAGCGGCAAAGAATTATAGCTGCAGAGGAAGCAGAAAAGGAGAAAGCCTTCGTGGAGCAAAAGTACCAGCTACTGGAGCGAGCCTTGAGCGATAACGGTTCATCTAAAAGCGGTTCGATCACCCGAACGCGAAACTGGATCACAGCCACAAATGCTTTCCACAGTGAGCCAACAGCCGATCAAGGCAAAGGTCTAGTCAACGCGAACATTCCGGCGGGCCAGATGCAGGTTTGGAACCCAGCAGTTGTGCGAGCTGGTAGTACTCGCTCGTCGTTAGTAGAACCAACCCCTCCAGATCCATTTCCAGTACCGGAGTCTATGCTAAACTTCCCAGTAGATCAACCGGCATTGAACTCCGGAATGCGGCGGTTAGCTCTCGGGTCAACGGATCGAACTCCGCGGCCGACACAGCCTCGACCGATTCCAAATGTCGAGCCTTCACGTCGAGTGTCGATGGCACAGGTATCCCACTCTAACGGACACGGAGTAGCTGCACCGACTCAACACATGGAAGGAAACCCATTGCGTCAATTTCCACATAACGTGTCAGTTCCGGAGTACCAACGATTCGGCCCACACTCGAACCAACCACCGATTCATCAGCAGAACCATCTCCATTCATCTACCATGCAAGACCATCGATTCTACGACCAAGATGGAGAAGTAGAAAGTGATCAATACCCGATCACTCGGAAGCAGTTGGCTGCCCGACAAGCCTTTTCAAAAGATCTTCCAACGTTTTCAGGAGATCCGGAAGAGTGGCCTTTGTTTTTATCCACCTTCAACAGCACTACCGCTCTGTGTGGGTTCACCAATGATGAGAATATCGTCCGCCTGCAGCGAAGCTTAAAGGGTCGAGCGTATGAAGCGGTCAAAAGCCGACTGCTCCACCCAACGAACGTCAGCGGTGTCATGTCGACGCTCAAAATGTTGTTCGGGCAACCAGAAGTTATCGTTCACTCGATGATGGCGAAGATAAACTCTGTCCCGGCACTGAGAGAGGATAAATTAGAAAGCATCGTAGATTTTGCCGTCAGCGTTCAAAATTTCTGTGCAACCGTGGACGCGTGTGGATTGGATGAATACTTCTATAATATGACCTTCCTCCACCAACTCGTGAACAAACTGCCCCCTTCGATCAAGTTGAGTTGGGCACAGTACCGTTTATCACTACCGACAGTGAATTTGTCATCTTTCAGCAGTTGGCTTTATTCTCTAGCAGAAGCTGCTAGCGCCGTTACCATCCCATACAATACCTTCGAATCCAAATCTGCACGTAGTGACTCCCGAGCGACGAAAAAGGGCAACTCATTCGTCAACGCTCATTCTGAGGAAACATCACCAGATCATAGCTCTACAGCGTCATTAAACGCGAATGGTGCAGCCAATAGCTGCCCAGTATGCAAGGGAAGCTGCAAGTCGATCACGAAATGCGCACGTTTTCTGGAATTCTCACGCGATTCTCGTTGGGCCACTGTTCGAGATCTAGGCCTTTGCCGCCGATGTCTACGCCAACATAAGGGTGGATGTCAAGCCAAACTGTGTGGCAGGAATGGGTGTGAGCTGAAGCACCATGAGCTGCTGCACAACGAGCAGAAGAGCGCGCCGTGGAGAGCAAACACTTCTTCAAGTGATACTAGCAGATCATCACCGAATCAACGTGAGGAATCCACTTCACTCCCAATGCAAGATTCCACCGATCACGGGTGCCATACTCACCAAGTCACCTCTAGTCAGGTGTTGTTTCGCTACCTACCCGTAGTGCTACATGGAAAACACCGATCTATCGAGACATTTGCCTTTTTGGACGACGGATCCGAGCTCACCTTACTTGACGAGGAGCTTGCGGATGAACTACAGCTAGAGGGAGAAGAATCATCGCTATGCCTGCTTTGGACTGGAGGAGCAAAACGTCGAGAGGATTGCTCAAAAAGCGTTCAGCTAGAGGTAGCCGCAAAACACAACGATTCCAAGAAGTACACTATGCATGGAGTACGCACGGTTTCTGAACTACTTCTTCCATCACAAACACTCAACTTCGAAGAGTTGTCTGAGCGGTACCAGCATCTCAAGGGCCTCCCGATTATCTCATATCAAGATGTCCGGCCAAGAATTCTTATCGGGATGAAAGATCAACACCTCAGCCTTGTCCAGAAGAACCGCGAGGGAGCGCTACATGAGCCAATCGCCGTTAAAACTCGGCTAGGATGGACGGTTTGTGGAGGAGGAACCCTCGAAAATGCCGCCAATTTGGTACACTCGGTGTTTCATATCTGCACCTGTGAATCAGCTTCGGATGAAAACCTTCATAAAATGATGAAGGAATACTTCGCAGTAGACAGTTTAGGAATTTTTCAGTCAAAACAACCTCTACTTTCGGCAGACGAAGAACGAGCGCAAACGCTGCTAAAGACTCGAACAGTGTTGAAGGAAAACTGCtatgaaacaggattattatggCGTTACGATGATGTTCGACTGCCCGACAGTTTTCCGATGGCTCTTCGACGGCTGCAGTGCCTCAGAAAAAGGATGGATAAAGACCCCCAGCTAGCGGATGCCCTCAACCAAAAGATCATCGATCTCGTCGAAAAGAACTATGCCAGAAAGCTCACCGATGACGAACTTTCTGAAAGTTTCGCACGTACGTGGTATCTGCCGATATTTCCAGTAACGAACCCCAACAAGCCGGGAAAAATTCGAATGGTGTGGGATGCTGCCGCGGTCGCCCACGGAGTGTCTCTAAACTCTGTTCTGCTCAAGGGACCGGACCAACTCTGCGAACTTTTCACCATATTGGTTCAATTCCGTGAAGGCAGGATTGCTTTAACGGGAGACGTGCGTGAAATGTTCCTGCAAGTGCGCATGCGACCCGATGACCAGCAATGTCAGCGATTCCTCTGGTATGAAGGAAATGGGGCACTCTCAGTCTACGTTTTGCAGGTGATGACATTTGGGGCGTGCTGCTCTCCTAGTAGTGCTCAGTTTGTGAAAAACCTGAATGCCCAGCGTTTCAAAGGGGACTATCCAGCGGCAGTTGAAGTAATTCAGAAGCGTCACTACGTTGATGACATGCTGGTAAGTGTATCAACAGAAGATGAAGCTATTACACTCGCGCAACAGGTGAAGAAGGTACACGCAGAAGGTGGCTTCGAAATTCGTAATTGGATCAGCAACTCCAGGCGTGTAGCAGACACCTTAGATGAGGACCCCGCTGAAGAAAAGAACCTCGACCTTTCGCCAGAACTAGCCACGGAGAAGGTGCTTGGCATGTGGTGGAGTACCGACCTGGATACCTTTACATTCAAAGTTGGATGGGACCGCTACGGCCGAGCTCTGCTGCAAGGACAGCAGCGTCCAACGAAACGCGAGATGCTTCGCGTGCTGATGTCCGTGTTTGACCCGCTTGGACTAATTGCCCAGTTTTTAATATACTTAAAAATCTTGCTCCAGGACGTCTGGCGCTCCGGCATCGGCTGGGATGATCAAGTCGACGACAACATTTTTGAACGTTGGCAAACCTGGCTCCAAGTACTCCCGCAAATCGAACATATCAGGATTCCTCGGTACTACTTCGGCGCACAAAGATCAAACAATGGATACGCGCAGCTTCACACGTTTGTGGATGCCAGTGAAAACGGTATGGCAGCCGCCTGTTACCTACGTTTCACTTACGAGGATATAGTGGAATGCTGTATAGTCGCCGCAAAAACTAGGGTCGCGCCGTTGAAGTTTCTGTCTATTCCCCGAATGGAGCTTCAAGCGGCTTTACTTGGCGCCCGTCTGGCTCGTACAGTTTCGGAAGCTCTCACAATCCAGATCTCCCGTAGAATTTTCTGGTCTGATTCCCAAGATGTCCTGTGCTGGATCAAATCCGATCACCGCCGTTACTCACCATTCGTAGCATTCCGGATTAGCGAGATCCTCGAATTGACGGAGATAATTGAGTGGAGGTACGTTCCCACCGATCAAAACGTTGCTGACGATGGAACGAAATGGAAAGGACTACCAGATCTTAAACCTCGAGCGAGGTGGTTTAGCGGCCCACAATTTCTACATCTCCCAGAAGAAGAGTGGCCACGCACGTCAAGAGGATCAACAAGCACCGAACTTGAGCTCCGTCCGAGTGCAATGACACACTTCGTCGCACCTAATCCCTTAGTAAACGTCAACGATTTCTCCAGTTGGAGAAGATTAGCTCGAGTCGTCGCACTGGTTCACCGATTCTCCAACAACTGCAAGCAGAAGCACCTGAAGAAACCTACTATGAGCGGTCCAATCACTAGTCAGGAAATAACAATGGCTGAAGCGTACCTATTTCGTCAAGCACAGCTGGAGTCCTACCCTGACGAAGTTGCTCTTCTTCAACGATCACGACACGATCAGAAGCTAACTAGAACACCGTTGCCGAAAACAAGTTCGCTGCACCAAAAATCACCGTGGTTAGACCAGAATAGAGTTATGCGTATGCGAGGACGCATCGCCAATTGCGACTATGCAACCGAAGATGCTAAACATCCAGTTATCCTGCCCCGTGACCACCCCACCACTAAGTTAATCATTGCACACTTCCACCAAAGGTTTCATCATCAAAACCACGAGACCGTTATTAACGAAGTTCGTCAGAAATTCAGCATCCCACAACTTCGCTCGACGTATGCCAAAGTAAGAAATAGCTGTCAGCGGTGCAAGAATGACCGTGCAGCTCCCCAAGTTCCAATCATGGCGGACCTACCTGCAGCACGCTTAGACGCATTCTCCCGCCCATTCACGCATGCTGGTGTCGACCTGTTTGGGCCGTACGAAGTAGTCATCGGCCGTCGAGTAGAGAAGCGCTGGGGTATGCTTGTCACTTGCCTGACAATCCGTGCTATCCACGTCGAGGTTGTACACTCCCTCAGCACAGACTCGTGCATCATGGCCTTACGTAATTTCATTGCAAGAAGAGGGAAACCTCGAACCTTCTTCAGTGATCGCGGGACCAACTTCATCGGTGCCAACCGAGCACTCAAAGAAACGGAAAGTACAATCAATCAGGAACAGCTGatgaaggaattcgtagataCCGACACTAGCTGGACGTTTCTGCCTCCAGCTTCACCGCACATGGGTGGAAGCTGGGAACGCCTAATCGGGAGCGTTAAGAAAAATCTTATGGCAATCCTACCAACTAAGAAGCTTACGGACGAAGTCTTGCGGAACCTACTAACCGAG CCCCCGCTTTAA